A single genomic interval of Rhododendron vialii isolate Sample 1 chromosome 3a, ASM3025357v1 harbors:
- the LOC131319382 gene encoding disease resistance RPP13-like protein 4, whose protein sequence is MASTSCEAPPPSPAETPTVNNSTKTKSNSSKRSFVANFKAKFCVSKPKPLENNHHKAAASSSTATTNKNDDHGRALSLSSKMIRNDLLAADSAFAEAKKYMDHMNVKINQAHEKFEELQKLGGSQRDFDELRKDVMKLKFQIPSHGKIRSADSNPRRNRWPNINEAEDGMSHFFYKEPEDTHTGDFDGLLEAFHDLSLPWQRCLLCFFKFPPAAIIKRTTMIYLWIGLGLGYTWLSASNYVKMIFDKDDYGNTILNEFVEKGFIQPIYQNCSLAPDSCRMSISVRSALYEAAKASGFTSKDNLDLDLQNDNLGLDLENDRGHILGHACLINVGEAVINWESEIFDNTENIRCLCLGRWQSSATHHIELADAKILHGLKDLKNLTFLSLRGISMITELPASILELKNLAILDLQACHNLEVIPEDIGLLDNLTHLDMSECYFLEHMPKSLLQLSNLKVLKGFLIGDFNNNKQSCTLHDLSGLRKLRKLNIYVSVKDFCRLWDFDDLDNFKGLQKLTILWGGCSSQSQKAARMELRRRGHVILPSRLKKLDLQCFPTERLTDCSVTWRYCV, encoded by the exons ATGGCCAGTACTAGCTGTGAAGCCCCTCCACCATCACCTGCTGAAACTCCAACCGTCAACAATTCTACCAAAACCAAATCCAACTCCTCAAAACGATCTTTCGTAGCAAACTTCAAGGCCAAGTTTTGCGTCTCCAAACCCAAACCGCTTGAGAACAACCACCACAAAGCAGCAGCTTCCAGCAGTACAGCAACCACCAACAAAAATGACGACCACGGTAGAGCTCTTTCCCTCTCTTCTAAAATGATTCGTAATGATCTCCTCGCCGCGGATTCGGCCTTTGCTGAGGCAAAGAAGTACATGGACCACATGAATGTGAAAATCAACCAGGCCCATGAGAAATTTGAGGAGCTACAAAAATTAGGCGGCAGTCAGAGAGACTTTGACGAACTCCGGAAGGACGTCATGAAGCTGAAGTTCCAGATCCCTTCGCATGGGAAAATCCGTTCTGCCGATTCCAACCCACGTCGTAACCGGTGGCCTAATATAAATGAGGCCGAGGATGGAATGTCGCACTTCTTTTACAAGGAGCCAGAGGATACGCACACCGGTGATTTTGATGGCCTATTGGAAGCTTTCCATGATCTCTCCTTGCCATGGCAGCGTTGTTTGTTATGTTTCTTCAAGTTCCCACCAGCGGCAATTATAAAGAGAACGACGATGATTTACCTGTGGATAGGCCTAGGCCTAGGATATACCTGGTTGTCCGCTTCCAATTATGTCAAAATGATCTTTGATAAGGATGATTATGGCAATACAATCCTGAATGAGTTTGttgagaagggcttcatccaaccTATCTACCAAAATTGCTCCTTGGCGCCAGACAGTTGCAGAATGAGCATTTCTGTTCGTTCTGCTTTATACGAAGCAGCTAAAGCAAGTGGATTTACTTCAAAGGATAATCTTGATTTGGATCTTCAAAATGATAATCTTGGTTTGGATCTAGAAAATGATCGGGGTCATATATTGGGGCACGCATGTCTGATCAACGTTGGTGAAGCCGTTATTAATTGGGAGTCCGAAATATTTGATAATACCGAGAATATCAGATGTCTTTGTCTCGGAAGATGGCAGAGTTCGGCTACGCACCACATTGAACTAGCAGATGCCAAAATTCTCCACGGACTGAAGGATCTGAAGAACTTAACGTTTCTTAGCCTTCGAGGAATTTCAATGATCACGGAGCTCCCCGCATCCATTTTAGAGCTCAAGAATTTGGCGATCTTAGATCTCCAAGCATGCCATAATCTTGAGGTGATTCCTGAGGATATCGGCTTGCTCGATAATTTGACACACTTGGACATGTCCGAGTGTTACTTTTTAGAACACATGCCCAAGAGTCTTCTTCAACTATCAAACCTCAAAGTCCTTAAGGGATTCTTAATTGGagatttcaacaacaacaaacaatCGTGTACTCTTCACGATTTGTCAGGACTGCGGAAGTTGAGAAAACTTAACATCTACGTAAGTGTGAAAGACTTTTGCAGACTGTGGGACTTTGATGATTTAGACAATTTTAAAGGCTTGCAAAAGTTGACAATATTATGGGGAGGATGCTCTTCACAAAGTCAAAAAGCAGCACGCATGGAACTACGCAGACGAGGCCATGTGATACTTCCTTCCAGATTGAAGAAACTAGACCTTCAGTGTTTCCCTACGGAGCGTCTAACCGATTG CAGTGTAACGTGGAGATATTGCGTTTGA
- the LOC131319032 gene encoding uncharacterized protein LOC131319032, translating to MLFELPVSDPSQGTLFTSIHFYHSQLLPKQRMTIIAIGDGLGSKYKIACFQTVKMEPEPAICSLSTSSADISSHSRCSQITSETEALYIVSATRNHECLIFNPAFAPLLLVSSFEVMQIHVCYLRHAQMYCLRQPTV from the exons ATGTTGTTTGAGTTGCCTGTTTCAGATCCTTCCCAAGGAACGCTCTTCACTTCTATTCATTTTTACCACAGCCAATTATTGCCCAAGCAAAGAATGACAATCATTGCAATCGGAGATGGCTTAG GGAGCAAATACAAGATTGCTTGCTTTCAGACAGTGAAGATGGAACCTGAACCTGCTATTTGCTCATTGTCAACTTCTTCTGCGGATATAT CTTCTCACTCTAGATGCAGCCAAATAACAAGTGAAACAGAGGCTTTATATATCGTTTCAGCGACAAGAAATCATGAATGTTTGATATTTAATCCAGCTTTTGCTCCTCTTTTGCTGGTATCAAGCTTTGAGGTGATGCAGATTCATGTCTGCTATCTACGACATGCTCAAATGTATTGTTTACGTCAACCAACGGTTTAA